The genomic segment CACAAATAAAAAGAGGTCATGAATTCTGCAGGGCAGTGAGAAGGATGCAGAACTGCCAGTTTTTATTCTGTACATGTAAGCCTTTCCATCTGGCATCTTGCCAGTGAGAGGCACGTTTAAACTCAGTCTTTTAGGCATAGCTGCTGTTTCAGGAGACCGAAGGCAAGATGTGGCCTATCCTAACATTTGCCTGAGTAATCACAATGATGTTCAGAATTAAAGACACTGTATGAATGGCATGGGCCATTGTTCCCAGAAGATTCTGGCAGAGTATTTTTGGAAAGCTGGGGCTAGACATAGTAAATATATACTGGCTGGTTTCTGAGATCCTGCTGAGTGTCAGCAGTTTCTGTTGTACAACTCAATTTGACAAAGTTTTATATGGTGTAAACCAAGACATGCACAATAAGTGTTAGGACAGTGATGCAAAACATCTACAAATGTCCAATtatttttgttacaatacatgCTAACCCTACAAGGAGAAGAAATACAGACTCCAGTTAATGAAGACATTGTGGTCAGAGCTCAGATGAGGCTATCTTCAGTGACAGTAACCACATGCATGCCTTTAATCCAAACACACCACCCTTTTTAAGGCGCAGCACTGGTGGTGGTCTGGCTCAATTGTCCTCATCCATGACACCACAGAATAAATCAAGAGCATTTGAGGAGaccctttttttctgcttctatatacaaatgctgcaaaagaccTTGGTACTCGATTTGAACCAcctcaaataaaaataagaaacacCAACCTTTCTGCAGAATCCGGCAATCATTTCAAGGACACGCATTTAAAGCAGGATAATGTTTTGTCCTGATGTACTGATCCATGTCAActattttcctgctattaagTAGTCATTATGCATATACTCTATATCCCTTATGTGTTTTTGGTCATGCTGTGCTCATAGTGAGCATTAATATTTTCAAGTGAAATAGTGGCCAAAACATTTTCTGGCAGCTTGCACAAGAGAAAagcaatagttacaaaaaaagcTTTGGATGGATTACCGGAGTGGGTATTTCATTGTACTACAGTCACTCGGATGTCAGACTGAAGCTTTTGGCTTTTAGATGTGGGAACATGAAATGGGGTCTCATGTGTAGTGACCATGGAAactccaagaaaaaaaaaaagtatttgatgAATGAAGTACTGGGTACAAATATGGATTCTTACTGGATGGGGGATTAAGTATTTGCAGTGACAGCTCCAGTCAGGGTGGTCTGGGAACACAgactttgtttaatttaaacatGGGCTCTCTGGGTCTGTGTGCTGTCACTGTGCCGAGAAAAGCTTTGCCAGTCAGATGGCAGGTCTAATATCTAGCATCATGGAAGaagttttaaaacatttttatgttttctttctttgtgttgcACAACTTGATGGAaacaatatttcaaaaactattaCAAAAGGTCAGTAGTGTGTTGTTTTAGCATGCTAAGATCTAAAGATAAACCCCACTTTATCGATTTCTACTAACAACGCACATTGAATGGACTGATAACATCCGACGCAAGTgctttatcttcatttttttctcatctgtgGACCAAATTTGATTACAACCAGTCAGTCCTGTGCATTTCTGACTGGATAGAGCAGCTAAGATTGCTTCAGTGTGGTCGTGCTACTCTGCAGGGACATAAACTGGAGaagctgctgtttttgtgattGTCGGCACAAGCAAAACTGATGTGGGATAGAGGGGGAAGGATGTTGATTTTATTGAGTAATCTGTCAGCACCGCAGACgcaccacagacacacaactaTAGCACTCTTCATCAGAATGTAAGATAAACAGAGCCTGTCTGGACATAGGCTGGATGTCAGTCAGGTAGTGAAGTGACTCCAAAAGCAGACAGCAGTTAGTGGCCCGCTGTGGTTAAGGAgggaaaaaggcaaaaacaaaatgtaacgggaaaaaaaattgaaatcaGAAATGTCAGTGACACCTGATTTATTTGAAATTTTCTTGTGTGCTGGCTAACACTGCTGTTTCAACCCTCTGTTAATGTGGTACTTTTTTGTCTGATAGCTCTTTTTTGGGAagccaattttttaaaaaacagtaaagTATTTTAAATACTTCCAAACATACTCCCATCATTCAAACTAAATAAGACTCTTATCTTGTCTTATAATAGCGAAAACAAAcagtatgcacacacacacacacacagtagcaaGGGGAAAATGAACAGGCTGAGTTTTGCTTTTCCTGCAGAATCTAAATATTGACTCTGTAACCTATAATCATACACAGTCTGAACAAAATCGAAATAAACAAGAGAGCCTGAAATGTGTAAGTGTTAGGCGGTCTCATGGGCACCGAGGCCCTTGAATGCTGACactgacaaacacacattaaaaaggAAGTGGTTTAGATTTCAGAGAAAAGCAGACAGTATGGATTCCACCCAGCTACATAAATTATTCTGCATTCTGTATACAAAAGAGCTCCTTCAAAAGCACCGGGCCTTCAGCCTCTGATCAAACATCTGCTTTAAGTTGACATCATTTAGCTTTTATGAGTCACATACAATTTTCTCacatcttatttattttttaatttaagtaaTAATAATTCCATTATGCTCTCAGGGGAGCTTTAGACTTCACAGTAAATTTCCAAGTGACATCAGCAGCCATCGATGCACGCAACCGTGTTATTATTGTGTTGCGACAGTGTTCAGTTCATTCAGATGTATTCCAGAcatacttatttttattttccgtGATGGAAGCTACTGTAGGCTATAATTCAGCCTGTATATGCTGACTTTGTAGTCGCTGTTGTTCTACACACAGCAGTGACTGCTTTTCTAAATAAACTTGATTGATTGAATGAGGCGTTTTCTGCtggatctttttgtttttctctgtgagttATGGCTCATTAGTGCTGTGGCAAAGCTCAAACATTTCTGGCACTGCTGAAGCCTGTCAGCATGTTGCTGCTGCCAAAGATCATCAGGAGCTAGCAAAGAACCACAAAGGCTGAAAGAAATGAAACGTGCTCAGGAATATGGATGAATAATAAAAGTGTCTGTACAGACTGCTGTTGCTCTCAAGTGTGCCTCTTCTAGCTGGAGCTAGAAGctagttagcttagcttagcttagcataaagagGGGAAACCTGTTCAAATCTGTCAAATTCTTCCCCGTTCATTGCTAAagttcactttttaaaacatgagTTTTCATTTGAGGTCAGTACCTGCGGCTAGTACTTTAGCATAGCGTTATAAGGGGAAACCGGAACAAAAAGCTAGCCTGGATCTGTTAAGGAACAGTATAgctcttcattcattcattcattcatttgcatttttatttaaacttaagtgtgaAATCTCTAAGTTGTTTTGTCTGCGTTATGTGCATGATAATTCTTTATGTTGCACTAATTGTCTCAAAGAAGGCAAATATACAGCATACCTGTTGATGCCAGactggctggtctgagtatttcagaaagtgCAGCTCTATTGGGATTTTCCCAAGCTGCCATCTCTATGGTTTACAGATAATTGTCCACAAAAAACAGAATATATATACTGTGAgaagcagttctctgggtgaaaatggcTTGTTGTTGCCAaagatcagaaaagaaaaacaagactgCTTCAAGGTGGTAGGAAGGCAACATTAACTCAAGCAATCACTCATTACAGCTAAGGTATTAGAAAAAGCATGTATTTTATTTGGATACTTGGGGCCTCTCAGGACTAagttcaattttcaattcaattcagttaagttttatttatacagcaccaaatcacaacatcagtcacctcaaggtgctttatgctgtaaggtagaccctacaataatggaCTAACTGAGCACTATTTAACCATTAGAGCATCCTGGGGATATTTTGTGccattctgtttttttatttccaagctattttcgttgtgctgaatCGATATATCTGATATTTCCCAGAGgatattgttattttttgttaatttttgtGGCTAACCTCTAAGCTACGCAAAAACAGTCACATAAGGccaaaaatatttgaaaatacAATATTTGATCCCACATTTATTTTGACATCAACTAATGCATTTCTTTATGTTAAGATTTTATTTTGGACTACTTgccttcaatttcaatttttttatatttttccacCAGGTGGcgctattttttttccattcaaaGCCTGCAGCcaaatttcaaacttttttctgttttctgcaagggtgccttgcttctgaAATGATAAGTGTGTGCCACTATTGAATTTAGATAATGGTGTATGAGTGTATGTCCACCTTTGAGTCTTTTCTCTTAAAAGGCCGCATTCTGTGTTATAAACgaatttattaataataattaaaaaaactttttagaACTTCAAAGTTATCTCAGCAGCaagaaccaaaacaaaatgCACAGATTTTGGAGATGGCAAGACTTTACAGCACACAGGAGGCTCTGGAAATGATTGTGCACTATGAGTATGAAGATGAAGAAAGAGACCAGCTGGAATCCAACTCTGACTCATCTGAAGGTGGGAGTCGAGAGGAGATGGTTGAATCAGTGATAGGATGGACTTCTCCATCTCTATATTTTGGTCATCAGCATATTTTGGTCTCCCACAAAGACTGCAGCGCTCTGCTACGTCCCAGCAACCAGAGGTTTGATCCTGGGACCTACACACCACACCACCAGCTATGCACTGCTGCCGATGGATGAAAACCTGGCCAAGGCAAACCTGCATGGGAAACACTTAGTGGCTCATGTGGACacagaggaactgcaggcttATGTAGGGATGCTCATTTTGGAATGTGTTTACAGGTCAAAAAACGAATCAATTCAAATCTGCAGGGTGCTGCTGCAAGCCCCTTTCATCAGCCAATGTAAGGGCTGTGTGACTTTTGCacggaaaaaaaaagagaagaccTGGCAGCACCTTCTGGGAAGCTTACTTGCAAAGACCACGGTGTGTCCATTTGCAGCCTCTGCTCCACCTCAGCTGGAGTCCCTCttctttaaagggttaaaatccACAAACTATAAttaatatttgatatttatatttcaggctgaagtagttttaaaagactgtgtcatttaaagtgaaaaaaatattactgTATGATATGTTTTACAGCAGTTTTTGGTAAGCTGCCACTTTTTGTCCTTAGGGTAAAGAGTCAGGATTTTTAAGGATCGTCTGAGGGTTAAACACCACATCCTCTGTGAGTATTATTGCTAAACTCATCCATTCCTTTACAAACAAAGTGTACCGATCTTCTAATGATATGATTTCCAGCAAGAGTACACATGTCagaaagctcaaatcatctgcTTTCTTGAACacaacagtgagttcactgtactgaGGTGGCCTTCAGAGTCCAATATGCTCTGTTGGATCTCAGTCCAATAAAAGTATGCCACAAAGAATGAAGGCAGTTCTGAAGCTAAAAGGGAATCCAACCTGGTGCCAGCCAGGTGTATATAATTAGTGTATTACTGTACACTGTTACCAAATAGTTATGGCTTAAGTAATCAGTGACATCAAAAAGATCCCAAATTAGTCCAGAAAACCTCATTAAAAACTTTCTTCCCAagtaatctttttttaaactgaaagttCTTCTGTTAACCTTTATCCTAAGATGAAACTTTTGCATCGTCACAGGAGAGGTCTCTTCCAGGATGGTTTATCTTAAATTTCTTGTCTGTATTTTTGCTTTGGTTTGTTTAAACATTAGCTCAACTCCTCTCCTCACTGATTTATGGCTATTTAGACAGCTGGGAAGTAATTGGATAATTTTCCGTGTCCTGGAAAGTCTGGACTTCAATTTTAAAGTTCCATTAGTTAGAGTTAGGATGTAATGAAATGGGTTGATTGCTTAGCATTTTTAGCAGCGGTATCAAAGCAAACCATTGTTTTTACGTATAAATGACACAAGCTGCTCAAATTCAGGAAAAGTCAGAGCTCATAAAGAAGCAGACTGCCTGCATTCCTAGCATGGTTACTCAAACCTGGGTGGAGAGCGTGAAAAAGAGCAGGCTCTGCCCATGCTACCATCACTGAGCacatttttaagcaaaaatcttgatgtactggacttCTTTCTCATGTAAATATGTATAAGTGTCCACTCCAGAATATTGGGCTTGTTCAGTAAACTGATAACGTTATCATACTTGTGGCTGTGTGTGGGATTCAGCACTTCTTTCTCTTTCAGATCTGAAATGTGACCTTTGTCCCTATAGGAAAAAATCTGGTTTTTACATGAAGACATACCTAACAACCCATATGCACATACTGGACTTTGGAAACTCAGTAAAAACAGCGTGgctttcattttgtgtttatttaaaaaatacaggGTAACGCTCCACAAATAACACCCTTTAACAGGACAGAATCAGCACAGTACAAGGCAGAGTTCATAGATCCACTGAAGCCCCTGGTTTCTTCATCAGTGCAACACAGCGACCGAGAAAAAAGCAGTGAATGTGCTGACTGAGCCTCTTGATTGTGTTGTCATTGCTGATTTAGGCTGCTCACCACCACATTTGATCTGATAAATTTGGGgaaattgaaaaaaatgtaGTTATTGTCCTACATGTTACATCCTGTCATGAGTACACAAAGCAAAATCACACAAGTACCTCATTTGTTGTGCTTTTTGTAGATGGCAATGTATTCCTGCACATCATCAGGGGATCCCAGGACCACGGGGACTCTCTGGTGGATACTCGTGGGCTTGATGTCTAAAACGTTCATAGCTCCAGTAGTGGCCATGCCTCCTGCCTGCTCCATGATGAAGGCCATGGGGTTGCATTCATAAAGCAGCCTCAgctgaaaagcaaaacaaaacagtagtGACATGATAAGAATATGAGGTGTGATGATTTTACAGCATCAgaaaatctctcttttttattttttaaatgaccatTTACAGAAGCTCCACCTCCTCACCTTGCCCTTGGGGCTCTTGACATTAGCGGGATATAAAAAGATTCCTCCGTACACCAAAGTACGATGAACATCTGCCACCATTGATCCAATATATCGGCTGCCATATGGAGCAGAGCCATCCTGAAAACAAATACATGTTGAATTTATACTTAGATTAACTTCATATTACTCCTCAATGCAGCATTAGAGATTGACCTTTATGGTGGTCAATTCCACATTAGGattctcatttatttattttattggctTTACCTCTGGGAATTTCTTCTTTTGTAGGTACTCTGTCACATCTGGATAAAACTGCTGTGCATATCCTTCATTCAGACTGTagatttttccctttttctttatcTTCACATTTTGGTCCACCAAGATGAACTCACCAATTGCCTGGAAAAAATCATcacaatacagagaaaaatccacATTAATTATATTATTAGCCCCCCAAATATCACTACTGTATAAAACCCCACACTTGTATACAGTCAGGTGACAGTTTTGACAACATATATTAACTTACAGGGTCGAGCATGAAGCAGTTGACTCCCTGACCAGTGGACAAGACCATCATGGTGGCACTGCCGTACAGGGCATAACCAGCTGCTACAATGTTTCTTCCTGGCTGCAGAGCATCCTGCTCAGATGGCTCCCCATCTGTGGTCTATGTGGAAAGATATCACAAACTCTAAAGTTATTATTGGAACCACAGGCTATCACATATTGTTAGGACAGGTAAGGACAAGGATACCTTACTGGCAGCGGTATAAACATATGCCCTGTTGTTATTTAGTTCTCAGTTAACCCTGGGACAGCAATGTGTGTCGATCTGGTACTGAATTGGCTGTTATGTTTATGGTATGTCAGCATACTGAGTACATTTAATTCTCTGGCGACCAATTATTTCTCTGCAAAGATAAATGTCATTCGAATTGTTGTTAGTTCACTCAGGGCTGATCAGGACACCGCTCTTCAGTGTTGAACAACAACAGGTGCTTGGAATCTGCATGCACTACCAGCATCGCTGACCTTTTTGTAGATGGCGAATATTGTTCCTATGGAGACAAGACAGTCGATGTTGGAGGAGCCATCAAGCGGATCAAAGCAAACGATGTATTTTCCCTGTcaggggagaagaggatttttttttttattctcaaaGCAAAAGAACATATATTAGACCTATTCAgacataaatatacatatataggtGAGAGTCCACATACGCTATTGTCCGGTTCCACAATGATGGCCTTCTCATCTTCTTCTGAGACCAGCACACAGGAGGTGAAGGAAGACTTGATCATGTTGATGACTAAGTCATTGGACAAGACATCCAGCTTCTTTACCTGGTCCCCTGTCACGTTGGTGCTCCCAGCAATGCCATATCTTCAAAGCACAAATACAAACCTTTCACTCTGAAGCTATTTAAGAactcaataaaataaatatgataaCAATATTCTATTATAATCTGTTATCTGCTTGTCCTCTGCCCCAGGTGGATTTGTGCACACTGTGTGCAAGGTTTACCTTTGGCCTGGGGCTAAGTTAAAACTGCTTACTGGATTGCATGCTGCAGTGCATGTAGCTATACTAAAGCAAATATCAAAAGATAATTAAACTGTACAGTATATTcagtaagaaaaataaataaccaCTGGTTGCTGTGCTAAACAATGAAAACTTCCTGAATGTTCAGAAGCAtctggggggttttttgctACCTTTCCAactctgaataaaaaaaaaagaatgtagtACTCACAGGTTAGCAATCCCAGCCTTTCTGACAGCAGTGGAAATGGCTTTGACAGCTGTGCAGATGGAGTTGAGCAGGTTTGTCAGTTCCCCTGTTCCTTGGGCCTTTCTGCCTTCCTCCAGAACAAACCTGGTGAGGGTCTGCACATTGGTATCAAAAGCTCCTTTGTCAGACATCTTGCTGTCAGGCGTGGGACTGAGACCTAATGCCCTGAGTGAAACAGGTAAGTGTTTCACCGAAGTTTAAAAAGGGTGGACTGTAGATAGGGGAAGGGACAGGGGTGTGCAACTCTTCTAACCAATCGCAAGTGTCCTTTCTGACGCTGCAAGGCTGGTTTGATCACTTCTGTGACTGTGGGTTTGAAGAGCAAAGTTCACAGATAGTGAacattttagttttaaagtaaccTGATTAATCAGTCTTAACTCAGTGAATTAATCCCTGAtaagtttttttattattattatgcacATCTCAATATTTTAAAGTGGATTTCAGTCTCAGTGCAACTTGATTTTGTTTAACTGCATTCATTTCACTGAAGTACGTAACTGCACTCATATCTCTTAACAGAAACAGCTACGCTTTTCAGCACCAAGCTCATTTCATTTACAGATGCTCTTTTAAACCGATCATGTATAGTCTGTAGTTTTGCCCCTGTCAGTTTGTGAGATTTAATAGACTTCTGTTACTCAGAAGCCTTCAGATCATTATAGAAAATCTGGTGAACACCTTACATCGGATCAACGAACTCAGCACTTTCAAGCATGTAAACATGTTTTCCCTGCGTGATCCTGAAGAGGTGCAAAGTTCAAATGATAGGACTCATTGTCCCAGGCAATCTTACCTGACTTTatgttctgtgtttattttCCATGGGTTAATACAACTATGTACGAGAAAATAAACAGTCACATTTATTCACATGAAGTGGTGGAGTGTGTTGTCTATGTGTCAGTGTGTCTCTGCATGCAGATAATTAGGTTATGGTAGTCTCTGTCTATGAAATCATCAGAccttttaaaaaagttaaaggACTCCACACAGTCAATGGGGCTGCTTGAGTTAAGCTTAAGCAAAACGAGTTAGAGAGCTGTTTCACAACCAAAGTTAAACTTTGAACTTAAAAGATAGCAGGTAGGATAAAAACCTCCACTGTAATGTAATGTGTGGTGCATAGTAGCATGCTGCACGTAAGCATGCTTTCAAgtcaataaattattaaaaaaacaaaaacaaaaacaacaaaacaagaagTTTCAGAGAGACTTTTTAAGGCTAGCGTGTGAGAAAACTGTGCAGCAGGCTGTAAACACCTTGTCCGCAAGCATCAGACAGTTAATCCATTTGGGGAATATTTTTCGCGTGGGAATGCCACAAAAACGCTGCAGGAacaactttggactgaaagtgTATTAGACTGCAGGATGTATTGCTGCACTATGTCCACATGATGTCGCAGTTCAGCTTGAAAATGTGGAATGTCTGGTAAAAGATATATTCCATAAGAGCTCTCTGGTGGTCCGAATTGATTAATCTTTCAGCTCTATTAAAACAACAGGAGTGACTTATTTTTTACAGGTGCCATTATCCTAAGCCTACAGTTAAATATATGCAAACTACATAAAGATGGCGGTTTAACTTTATCTCCCGGTTATGTCACTGGAGAAAAATAATAACTCAGGTAATTAGTTCGGTAGTTACTACCCCTGAAACCAGATTCTGAGGCCGAAATGATGTGGTGTTTATGCTGTGTAATCGAGTCAACAGAAGAAAGCGCCTCATCAATATTTTAATGACTGATTCCCGTGAGCATCTGCTGTGCGCGTTGACAGCTCTATGCGCATGCGCGGTATGCATCTCACGGATGCAGAGGAAAAGTTCGTCTAATATcgaaaaataaatgagaaaggagaaaagaggaaagaggAACACGCGGTCTTGTTAGCGTCAAAAATAcacgtttttaaaaaaacacgtGCCAACTGATAAGGTAAGCTGttaataatattcataatatTTAACTTCTGCATCACACGAGCATGTTGTATATGTCCACCTCTTCTCCTAATGCACAGGTGAGTTACTTCTTCTCATGTTAAGCAAACAGAAGCTAACTTTTTATAACACGACGGAATAAAACATTCAATTTGAAGTAAGGGAGGAGGAAGGGTTGCAGCTATCTGTCAATTTATAAAAAGTTCAAATAATAATATCAGTTATATATTTGTCATACAAAGTTTTACCCTTTATTAATAATCGCTTGGCACTTCTGTCAGTGAGATTTGtatggtggccctgagaggtcaaacgcACTGTAATTGaggaaaacaccagcaaatggAAAAATGCTGCTAAAAGGCACCTAACCCAAGGGAATTTCTATAAAACACAAGGGAAAATGCcacaaaagctaaaaaaaaaaccccaaaaaacaacaacaacaaaaaaaaacagtgaaacaaaaCGGACATGGTTTTTGGGAAACAGCTGTGGAAGTGACGAGCTTTGTAAATAGCTGATAGCAGAAATGTAACTACTCCCTCACATCACCGATAAACCGCTGCTTCTTTGAAGTGTGACGGTGCAATCctccatgttttgttttctgtattttgtgTGCGTTTGTAGGGCTTTTCCTTTTTGCTGGTGTTTAGGCTGCAGTCtgctatccaaacctacctgctcctgtgtgaaaaagtaattggcCCTATTGTTAAATCATGAGTTAACTGTGATTGATAACATTTTTTGGATAGCACTAGCCTCACCCgggcctgattactgccagacctgttgaatcaGGAAGTGACTTAAATAGAACCTAtctgaaaaaatgaaatatgcTAAAGGGTCTTAAAAATCAACACATCATGCTACAATTTAAAGAAACAAGAATAGATGAGAAGCAGAGTCATTGATATCTATCAGTTGGGCAAGGGTTATAAAGCCATTTCTAATGCCTTGGGACTGCAGCAAACCACaatgagagccattatccaaaAATAGAGAAAATTTTCGACAGTGGTGAACCTTGGCAGGAGTGGCtggcctaccaaaattactccaaaagTGCAATGACGACTCaaccaggaggtcacaaaagaaccgaaaactgcaggcctcacttccCTTACTTAAGGTCAGCGTTCATGACTCAACAATAGGAAAGAGTCTGAGTAAAAATGGTTTCTATGGGAGAGgtccaaggagaaaaccactgctgactaAAAGGAACACAAAGGCTCATATCACTTTTTTACAAGACTTTtgagaaaatattctgtggactgacgagacaaaagctgaactttttggaaggatTGTCTCCTGTTACATATTTTGTCAAACTAATACAGCATTTCTTGAAAAGAACATCATACCAGCAGTCAGAcatggtggtagtgtgatgatCTGGggccatgaattctgctctctaccagaaaatcctgaaggagaatgtccgcCCATCATCGATTTGTGCCATGATGCTGAGGCACACTGAGGTTATGCAGCAGGACTAGTCAAAGTCTGGACTTAAATCCAATTGAGATGCTTTAATGGGATGTTCATGGTCAGAAAAACCTCCAGTGTGACTGAATTTAAACAATTCTGCAAGGAAGAGTAGGCTAAAATCCCTCCACATTCCTCCACAGTCATTTGAAAGAGTCATTGCCACTTatcacaaatgcttgattgcagttcctgctgccaagggtggcacaaccagttattacgTTTAGGGCAAGAACTTGTTCACACAGCGCCAGGTGGAGttggatagttttttttttccttaataaaaaataagaaaaactaaTCAATCCTGAAGGGAGCACCTCTAGCTGTAGAATGACAAT from the Oreochromis niloticus isolate F11D_XX linkage group LG7, O_niloticus_UMD_NMBU, whole genome shotgun sequence genome contains:
- the fbp1b gene encoding fructose-1,6-bisphosphatase 1b; translation: MSDKGAFDTNVQTLTRFVLEEGRKAQGTGELTNLLNSICTAVKAISTAVRKAGIANLYGIAGSTNVTGDQVKKLDVLSNDLVINMIKSSFTSCVLVSEEDEKAIIVEPDNSGKYIVCFDPLDGSSNIDCLVSIGTIFAIYKKTTDGEPSEQDALQPGRNIVAAGYALYGSATMMVLSTGQGVNCFMLDPAIGEFILVDQNVKIKKKGKIYSLNEGYAQQFYPDVTEYLQKKKFPEDGSAPYGSRYIGSMVADVHRTLVYGGIFLYPANVKSPKGKLRLLYECNPMAFIMEQAGGMATTGAMNVLDIKPTSIHQRVPVVLGSPDDVQEYIAIYKKHNK